From the genome of Amycolatopsis granulosa:
ACAAAAGCCGCCTACGACGCCGCGGGAATCACCCTCCCCCGCACCGCCCACGCCCAATTCCACACAGGAACCCGCGTTCCCGACGGATCCCCGCTACCCGTCCAGATCGACAACTACCGCCATCCGAATGACAACTACGCCGGCGCCACGCGACCCTCATCAGACCACGACGAGACGCATTCACGTTCTATTGCAGTCATCCGTTTTTGGCGGCGCGCTCGCGTAGCACGGTAAGATCGTCAGGATGAGAGCGCGCCGTGATGAGGTGTCGAGCCCCCTCGCGCATCTCCTTGATGAGTTGTACGGCATCCGGGGCGTCAAGCACGAGACCCATTCGCTACGCGAACACACCGAGCTCGCCCGCACCGACAGTGGATTTTTGGACAATCGCTTGACATGGAGGCGGTGACGAAGCGTCCATAGTCGTCTAGCCCGAACCACCGGATGCGCATCGGCGGGCCACCGCCCCGGCCGGGGGATGACCACCCAATTCCATTCCAGCACACCAGGAGTTCGTCATGTCCCGTAAGAACCGCAAGAACCGGACCGCCCCCGCCATCGACGAGCGCCACCTTCATGCCCTCGACGACGGCCCCGGTCAACAGAACACGGCGACGACCACGGACGACAAGGTTCGCGCCCCACCTAGGGCGCGTCTGACAATGTTGTGGTCCAGGTGATGACGTCGTGGATGAGTATGGCGGCGCGGTGGAGGGTGGCGAGTTCGTCGTAGCGGGTGGCGATTCCTCGCCATTGTTTGATCTGGTTGAGCTGCGTTTGATGGCGTTGTGGCCACGGTAGTCGTGGGTGTCGAAGGCGGGTGGTCGTCCGCCGCGGGCCCCGCGGCGTGTGCGGTGTCGGGCTTGGTCGGACGGTTCGGGGATGACCGCCCGGATCTTCCGCCTGCGCAGGTGGGAGCGGATGGCGCGGGAGGAGTACGCCTTATCGGCGCGCAGCCGGTCAGGGCGGGTCCGGGCTCGCCCGCCGCCTCGACGAGGCACCCGCAGGTGGGCCATCAGCGGCTCGAAGATCAGCGAGTCCCCGGCCTGGCCCGGTGTCAGCAGCGTGACCAGACCGCGTCCGCTCCCGTCGACCACACGGTGGATCTTGGTAGTCCAGCCGCCGCGAGCGGCCGATCGCGTGATCAGGCGGCTCGGATCCGGGTTTCGTGTAGTTCGATCCAGCCCCCTGTGTGGCGGGTGATGTTCGTGGCGTGCTGATGCGCCCGCACGATGGTGGAATTCACCGAGACCGCTCGAGCACCAGTACCGCGCGGATTACCCGTTGGACCCCGGTACCGCAGTCGCGGTGCTGGAACTGGTGCGGGAGAAGATCCTCGTACCGTTCCCGGAGCACGATGAGGAGTGCCTC
Proteins encoded in this window:
- a CDS encoding transposase codes for the protein MDRTTRNPDPSRLITRSAARGGWTTKIHRVVDGSGRGLVTLLTPGQAGDSLIFEPLMAHLRVPRRGGGRARTRPDRLRADKAYSSRAIRSHLRRRKIRAVIPEPSDQARHRTRRGARGGRPPAFDTHDYRGHNAIKRSSTRSNNGEESPPATTNSPPSTAPPYSSTTSSPGPQHCQTRPRWGANLVVRGRRRVLLTGAVVEGMKVALVDGGGGPVLAVLTGHDELLVCWNGIGWSSPGRGGGPPMRIRWFGLDDYGRFVTASMSSDCPKIHCRCGRARCVRVANGSRA